The Palaemon carinicauda isolate YSFRI2023 unplaced genomic scaffold, ASM3689809v2 scaffold17, whole genome shotgun sequence genome includes a region encoding these proteins:
- the LOC137635764 gene encoding uncharacterized protein, translated as MRKTKKKMDVAEMRMLRWIFGVTKEERIKNYYLRESTKVLEISKKVQEGRLRCYGDLMRRDEDHVGRHTMEMEVQGRRRRGRPSKRWRDCVRGNLKEKGVDEAEAQNRKRWKRPIRNGVPI; from the coding sequence atgaggaagacaaagaagaagatggatgtggcagaaatgagaatgcttaggtggatattTGGGGTGACAAAAGAGGAACGGATAAAAAATTACTACCTAAGGGAGTCGACAAAGGttttggaaatatcaaagaaagtgcaggaagggaggctgagatgttATGgagacctgatgaggagagatgaggatcacgttgggagacatactatggagatggaggttcagggaagaagaagaagagggagaccaagcaagagatggagggactgtgtgagaggaaaCCTAAAGGAGAAGGGGGTTGATGAGGCAGAAgcacagaatagaaaaagatggaaacggcccATCCGCAACGGCgtccccatataa